The genomic interval TAAAATTAGATATTGATTGCAAGAGATGCCGTTGATATCCAATTTTAGCTTTTTTCTTTTCCTTAAATTTTAATTAATGAAACTCGTTTGATTATTGACCCTTGTTTAGCAATTAAGATATAGGATCCTGATGGCCATTTTCTCGTATTTATTTTTACACTTTGATAAGCTGAATTCATGGCAAGAAATTCAGTATAAATACCTTTGCCTAATAAATCTGAAATTTGAATGTTTAATGGATTTTTAGTGGTGCTTTTAAACTCAATTCTCATCATATCATTAAAAGGATTCGGCAATACATTAATGTCTAAATTATTTTGATCTGATTCTTCATAGGATACATCGGTTGTAACTTTTATTTTTTCTGCAGAAAATCGAACTTCTGCAAATCCCATACAAGCTCCACCATAATTTGAAACCCCCGTCATCAGTATATATTTTGCTTTTGGTATTACAACATCTACCCAATGCATTCCTTCATAGCTGTTATTTCCAGTTGCTTTTTCCAATTGAAAACTTCCTGCATGATTCCATATCAAACTATCTACGGAGTAATCTATTTTAATATCTTTCATTCCCCAGT from Saprospiraceae bacterium carries:
- a CDS encoding T9SS type A sorting domain-containing protein; the encoded protein is MKNVILILILIYSNSIFGQCFPDRHSTNWFDAWVTCMPKENPNPINKEGHWILYDLKNEYQIDKIKFWNLNDPSQLNWGMKDIKIDYSVDSLIWNHAGSFQLEKATGNNSYEGMHWVDVVIPKAKYILMTGVSNYGGACMGFAEVRFSAEKIKVTTDVSYEESDQNNLDINVLPNPFNDMMRIEFKSTTKNPLNIQISDLLGKGIYTEFLAMNSAYQSVKINTRKWPSGSYILIAKQGSIIKRVSLIKI